Proteins found in one Pelmatolapia mariae isolate MD_Pm_ZW linkage group LG7, Pm_UMD_F_2, whole genome shotgun sequence genomic segment:
- the hbp1 gene encoding HMG box-containing protein 1 yields MLSKLDSSPFFILKKRKPNIVKMDESFDPLKCNEDLPSSPGCHMEYDDMPELQEVEEDQRSPRLFQVGAVSHQELSCSPSTNWLAELANIATSPQSPLLKDAPHKRSSPVHIFGNSNSLHSYARPPLASSAPNPSRGHLRERRRVRASSESESGVFSMSSSFSDDEDMAWSHSWPSTAWHCFLKGTRLRFHRGPNVEWQEADELGDSDDDSDDESMPPSSSSFKRYGSDGLKLVNHEETLSFGQAVLKLTFDPGSPDEGLLTAECRLDHPFFVKNKGWSSFYPSLTVVHHGIPCYEMQLGDVCLPPNHPDAINCDDSVVFDTFRSYDFTPLDSSAVYVLSSMARQRRASLSSGGAVSPDCDKLERSSSPHSSSSKSNRSHNSGIASGATPTKCKRPMNAFMLFAKKYRVEYTQMYPGKDNRAISVILGDKWKKMKSEERRMYTMEAKALAEEQKRLNPDCWKRKRTNSGSQQT; encoded by the exons ATGCTGAGTAAGCTGGACAGTAGCccgttttttattttgaaaaagagGAAACCGAACATTGTGAAAATGGACGAGTCGTTCGATCCGCTCAAGTGTAATGAGGACCTGCCTTCCTCACCTGGGTGCCACATGGAGTATG ATGACATGCCAGAGCtgcaggaggtggaggaggaccAGAGGTCTCCAAGGTTATTTCAAGTTGGAGCAGTGTCTCACCAGGAGCTCAGCTGCTCTCCTAGCACCAACTGGCTTGCCGAGTTGGCCAACATAGCCACCAGTCCTCAGAGCCCTCTACTGAAGGACGCCCCACATAAAAG ATCTTCTCCAGTTCACATCTTTGGCAACAGCAATAGTTTACATTCCTATGCCCGGCCCCCGTTAGCCAGTAGTGCACCCAACCCGTCCAGAGGCCACCTCAGGGAGCGCAGGCGTGTCAGG GCCAGCAGTGAATCAGAGTCTGGGGTTTTCTCAATGTCATCATCGTTTTCTGATGATGAAGACATGGCATGGTCTCACTCTTGGCCCTCCACAGCCTGGCATTGTTTCCTAAAAG GGACTCGTCTGCGCTTCCATCGAGGTCCAAATGTGGAGTGGCAGGAAGCTGATGAACTCGGGGATTCGGATGATGACTCAGATGATGAAAGCATGCCACCATCCTCATCCTCTTTCAAG AGATATGGCTCTGATGGGCTTAAACTGGTGAACCACGAGGAGACATTATCCTTTGGGCAGGCAGTTCTGAAACTGACCTTTGACCCGGGCTCACCAGATGAAGGCCTGCTAACAGCTGAATGCCGATTGGATCACCCCTTTTTTGTCAAAAACAAAG GGTGGTCTTCCTTTTATCCAAGCCTTACTGTGGTGCACCATGGAATCCCTTGCTATGAGATGCAACTGGGTGATGTGTGCCTGCCGCCAAACCACCCAGATGCCATTAACTGTGATGACTCAGTCGTCTTTGACACTTTCAGAAG CTATGACTTTACCCCACTAGATTCCTCAGCGGTGTATGTTCTGAGCAGCATGGCTCGTCAACGGAGGGCCTCCTTGTCCAGTGGGGGTGCTGTCAGTCCAGACTGTGATAAACTCGAGCGCTCCAGCTCCCCTCACTCCTCCAGTAGCAAATCGAACAGGAGCCACAACTCAGGGATAGCCAGTGGTGCCACACCTACGAAATGCAAGCGGCCAATGAATGCCTTCATGCTCTTTGCCAAGAAGTACAGGGTGGAGTACACACAGATGTATCCTGGGAAGGACAACAG AGCCATTAGTGTCATTCTGGGTgacaagtggaagaagatgaagaGCGAGGAGAGGAGGATGTACACCATGGAGGCCAAGGCCCTGGCCGAAGAGCAGAAAAGGCTCAATCCAGACTGTTGGAAACGTAAAAGAACCAACTCG GGTTCCCAGCAGACCTAG